Proteins from a single region of Puntigrus tetrazona isolate hp1 chromosome 2, ASM1883169v1, whole genome shotgun sequence:
- the xcr1b.3 gene encoding chemokine XC receptor 1: MHGETFNEVFNISYDYNYTNEDYYPLVALEEENSSFGIINAVCCSLIICISLPGNGFLLWVVSKKVGLSSSADYLLLHLTVSDLIFTFTLVPWTVNHIRGWIFGYLACKLFTWCVFLGLYSYVMFLTVMTVHRYVAVVYPVFASTLGNRSRMYAHVSSAVAWLISVGFSLPEMVFSGTVDGPDGIYCVPSYNSMLVELFGYFSQIILFFLLPFLVIVFCHARMGLAILQSRIQSRNQAVCIILSIAVGFFICWAPYNIFLFLVSLRSLGVLALKGSVLEIVYCISHVLAYSHCCLNPLVHIFGGRKFRNHLFGRRGFRRLSQRLSTQTFSNPSSLSGHL; this comes from the coding sequence ATGCATGGAGAGACTTTTAATGAGGTCTTCAATATAAGCTATGATTATAACTATACAAATGAAGACTATTATCCTTTGGTGGCATTAGAGGAGGAGAATTCTTCATTTGGGATAATCAACGCTGTTTGCTGCAGTCTCATCATCTGCATCAGTCTACCCGGAAACGGCTTTTTGCTTTGGGTGGTCTCGAAAAAAGTGGGTTTGAGCAGCTCTGCTGATTATTTACTCCTCCATCTGACAGTGTCCGACCTCATCTTCACCTTCACGCTGGTTCCCTGGACCGTCAATCATATCCGGGGGTGGATTTTTGGGTATCTGGCCTGCAAGCTGTTCACCTGGTGCGTCTTTTTGGGCCTGTACAGCTACGTGATGTTCCTCACAGTCATGACGGTGCACCGATACGTGGCGGTGGTGTATCCGGTGTTCGCTTCGACTCTAGGGAACCGTAGCAGAATGTACGCACACGTCTCGTCTGCCGTGGCGTGGCTGATCTCTGTGGGCTTCAGTCTGCCTGAAATGGTCTTCTCTGGAACTGTGGATGGACCTGACGGCATATATTGCGTTCCCAGCTATAACTCAATGCTTGTCGAGTTGTTCGGATATTTCAGTCAGATAATTCTCTTTttcctgctgccattcctggtGATTGTGTTCTGCCACGCACGGATGGGTCTTGCCATCCTTCAGAGTCGCATCCAGAGCAGAAACCAGGCCGTATGCATCATCCTAAGCATCGCAGTGGGATTCTTCATCTGCTGGGCGCCATATAACatcttcctcttcctcgtcTCCTTAAGGTCTCTAGGCGTTTTAGCATTGAAAGGGAGCGTTTTGGAGATCGTCTACTGCATCAGTCACGTTCTGGCGTATTCCCACTGCTGTCTGAATCCGCTCGTCCATATCTTCGGAGGGAGGAAGTTCAGGAATCACCTGTTCGGGAGAAGAGGTTTCCGTCGGCTCTCGCAGAGGCTCAGCACACAGACGTTTAGCAACCCCAGCAGCCTCTCGGGCCATCTCTGA